The following are encoded in a window of Roseimaritima ulvae genomic DNA:
- a CDS encoding alpha-2-macroglobulin family protein, translated as MWKQVDQAVSQGLPKTAIERLQPIIKQAVEEKAYAEAVKAIGMRIALEGNIQGNQPAEKVTRMEAEIAAAPEPMRPVMRAVLANWYWHYFQQNRWRFMQRTQTAAPPSDDFTTWDLPRILDHIDQQFQTVLAAADELQQIPVSQYDALLEKGNTDDTYRPTLYDVLAHNALDFYSAGEQAGSRKQGSFDLSADSPIFDDMQSFIDWEPDTPDSDSRLIKAVHIYQDLLRFHQDDSDPTARLDVDLLRLNFGNNEAFGEDKSERYMAALSRFVDAHQDHKISARALHHWATVLQQQDDLVKAHEKASLGLKRFPDSVGGRRCYNLIQQIEAREVQITTERIWNQPAPTVDVSYRNVDKVYFRLVKYDFEKFLQGPFRWQLEALDQNQRNQLLAQDAVKTWSSDLPPTRDYQRKVESLPAPLDVPAGSYFLISSHNAAFSDQDNQVSLTHVWVSKLALVTRIRNNQGITEGFVLDAASGNPIAGARVEAWQRTRNNQKSPLPATKTDKTGKFVFRQATPRGLILLATHQNQQLSSLNFISTYDRQQRPRRVEQTRFFTDRAIYRPGQTIRYKGICLAFDHGSDEYETLAQRKLTVILRDVNGEEVSRLEHRTNDYGSFNGSVTAPRGRLTGAMTLQVDGAPAGSTRVRVEEYKRPKFQVTVDPPEEPAKLDEEVVVQGKATAYTGAAIGGAQVQYRVVREVRFPPWWYWRCWWMPPAQNGPQEIAHGVATTGPDGRFEVSFTARPDASVSRESEPTFQFKIYADVTDQTGETRTGQQTVNVGYTALKTSLTADDWQTNEQPVSIAVRATTLDGEGRATEGTLKVYALQQPERVARGDLAGRPRLPRPVAGNTSEPAEPDLSNPNSWELGKLVAEQTVKTNPAGSATADVQLDAGIYRAIFDTKDAFGANVTAMLQITVLDTAADALNIRIPNLFAAETTTLEPGDELLAVWGSGYEQARAFVEVEHKGQILQSFWTDPSDTQVTIRQKVDESMRGGFTVRTTMVRENRAYLETRQITVPWSNKRLTIEWEHFVSKLKPGQEDQWTAIISGPDAEPAAAEMVATLYDASLDAYQPHHWADSFGVFRQDHSNLRSQFENSIKHMQPIYHSWSRSHRDGSLTYRHFPASVIAQVTGYGFMNRNRMLRKGGAIAGAPMAEMAMDAAPAPMASAALGVSADRAESADKLAAAAAPEPEPDLSNVSARKNLEETAFFFPHLVSREDGKVELKFTMPEALTEWKFFGFAHDKQLRGGLLSSSTVTAKDLMVEPNPPRFVREGDELEFTVKVSNQSPTIQTGKVRLTFQDARTGDSSDALIENTTGDQSFEIPSGESKALAWRIRIPDGLGFQTYKAVGSTGRLSDGEEGYLPVLSRKVMVTESLPLPIRGEQTKQFEFERLLKSAQSDSLENKQLTVQMVSNPSWYAVMALPYLMEYPHQCSEQTFNRLYANTLAHKIATSDPKIDRVFQQWRGTPALDSPLAQNEDLKSVMLEETPWLRDANNESQARRNVGILFDHNRLQDETARAQQELVQMQLDDGMWPWFPGGRKNEYITLYITTGYGRLRHLGVPVDVAPAVKSLNGLDQWMTERYQRISNREKNHLSPTIALYLYGRSFFMDDHAIADQHREAFEYWQKQARVHWLKLANRQSQGHLALALKRLGDRQTPAKIMASIKERSVSDEELGMFWRDQELSWWWFRAPIESQAVMIEAFDEVMGDQQAVEDCKVWLLKQKQTQDWKTTKATADAVYALLLRGTNQLASDVLVEVKLGSKTIEPKDVQAGTGFYEQRFYGGDIKPQQGKITVRKLDEGVAWGSVHWQYMEDMTKVTAYEGTPLKLTKKLFVKKNTADGPTLTAVDGPVAVGDKLVVRVVLRSDRDMEYLHLKDYRGSGTEPVNVLSRYQYQDGLAYYESTRDTASHFFIDYLPKGTYVFEYSTRVQLRGEYQTGFATIQCMYAPEFNSHSESLQLQVE; from the coding sequence ATGTGGAAACAGGTGGATCAGGCGGTCTCCCAAGGACTGCCGAAAACGGCCATCGAACGCTTGCAGCCGATCATCAAACAAGCCGTCGAAGAAAAGGCCTACGCCGAAGCCGTCAAAGCGATCGGCATGCGGATCGCTCTGGAAGGCAACATCCAAGGCAACCAGCCGGCCGAAAAAGTCACCCGTATGGAAGCCGAAATCGCGGCGGCGCCCGAGCCCATGCGGCCGGTGATGCGGGCCGTGCTGGCCAATTGGTACTGGCACTACTTCCAACAAAACCGCTGGCGATTCATGCAGCGGACGCAAACCGCGGCCCCGCCCAGCGACGACTTTACCACCTGGGACCTACCGCGAATCCTGGACCACATCGACCAACAATTCCAAACCGTGTTGGCCGCCGCAGACGAATTGCAGCAGATTCCGGTCAGCCAGTACGACGCGCTGCTGGAAAAGGGCAATACGGACGACACCTACCGCCCCACTTTGTATGACGTCCTGGCCCATAACGCACTCGATTTCTACAGCGCCGGCGAACAAGCCGGTTCGCGCAAGCAGGGTTCCTTCGACCTCTCGGCCGATAGCCCCATCTTTGACGACATGCAGTCCTTTATTGATTGGGAACCGGACACCCCGGACAGCGATTCGCGGCTGATCAAAGCCGTCCACATCTACCAAGACCTACTGCGATTCCACCAAGACGACAGCGATCCCACGGCTCGGCTGGACGTGGATCTGCTGCGTTTGAACTTTGGCAACAACGAAGCTTTTGGCGAAGACAAATCGGAGCGTTACATGGCCGCGCTCAGCCGCTTCGTCGACGCCCATCAAGACCACAAGATCTCCGCTCGTGCCCTGCATCACTGGGCGACCGTGCTGCAGCAACAGGACGATCTCGTCAAAGCTCACGAGAAAGCGTCGCTGGGTCTCAAACGCTTCCCCGACAGCGTCGGCGGTCGGCGCTGCTACAACTTGATCCAGCAAATCGAAGCTCGCGAAGTTCAAATCACCACCGAACGCATCTGGAACCAACCGGCTCCCACCGTCGACGTCAGCTACCGCAATGTCGACAAAGTTTATTTCCGACTGGTGAAGTACGACTTTGAAAAATTTCTGCAGGGACCGTTTCGCTGGCAGCTGGAAGCCCTCGATCAAAATCAACGCAATCAGTTGTTGGCTCAAGACGCGGTCAAAACCTGGTCGTCCGACCTGCCGCCGACGCGGGACTATCAACGCAAAGTGGAATCCCTACCGGCTCCTCTGGACGTGCCCGCCGGATCCTACTTTTTGATTTCCAGCCACAACGCAGCTTTTAGCGACCAAGACAACCAGGTCAGCCTGACGCACGTCTGGGTCAGCAAATTGGCTTTGGTCACGCGGATCCGCAACAACCAAGGCATCACCGAAGGCTTTGTTCTGGACGCCGCCAGCGGCAACCCGATCGCCGGCGCCCGCGTCGAAGCCTGGCAGCGAACTCGCAATAACCAGAAAAGCCCTCTACCGGCGACCAAGACCGACAAGACCGGTAAGTTCGTGTTCCGCCAAGCCACGCCGCGCGGCCTGATATTGCTGGCCACGCATCAAAATCAACAGCTCTCCTCGCTGAATTTCATCTCCACCTACGATCGCCAACAACGCCCACGGCGCGTCGAACAAACACGTTTCTTCACCGATCGAGCCATTTACCGGCCCGGCCAAACGATCCGTTACAAAGGCATCTGCCTGGCGTTTGACCACGGCTCCGACGAATACGAAACGCTGGCGCAGCGCAAGTTGACGGTGATTCTTCGCGATGTCAACGGCGAGGAGGTCAGTCGGCTCGAACACCGCACCAACGACTACGGCAGCTTCAACGGCAGCGTGACCGCCCCCCGCGGCCGCCTGACCGGAGCGATGACGCTGCAGGTCGACGGCGCTCCTGCGGGATCCACCCGCGTTCGCGTGGAAGAATACAAGCGGCCCAAATTCCAAGTCACCGTCGATCCGCCCGAGGAACCAGCCAAGCTGGACGAGGAAGTGGTCGTACAAGGCAAAGCCACCGCTTACACCGGAGCTGCGATCGGCGGAGCTCAGGTGCAATACCGCGTGGTTCGCGAAGTCCGCTTTCCGCCTTGGTGGTACTGGCGTTGCTGGTGGATGCCGCCTGCACAAAACGGCCCCCAGGAAATCGCGCATGGCGTCGCCACCACCGGTCCGGACGGCCGCTTCGAAGTCTCCTTCACGGCTCGCCCCGATGCTTCGGTGTCGCGAGAAAGCGAACCCACATTCCAGTTCAAAATTTACGCGGACGTGACCGACCAAACCGGCGAAACCCGTACCGGCCAGCAGACCGTCAATGTCGGCTACACGGCTCTGAAGACTTCGCTGACCGCCGACGACTGGCAGACCAACGAACAACCCGTCTCGATCGCCGTCCGCGCCACCACGCTCGATGGCGAAGGCCGGGCCACCGAAGGCACGCTGAAAGTCTACGCGTTGCAGCAACCCGAACGTGTCGCACGCGGTGACCTTGCCGGTCGCCCCCGACTGCCGCGACCGGTCGCCGGCAATACCAGCGAACCGGCCGAGCCCGATCTGTCCAATCCCAACTCATGGGAACTAGGAAAACTGGTCGCCGAACAAACGGTCAAAACCAATCCGGCCGGATCGGCCACCGCGGACGTGCAACTGGACGCCGGCATCTACCGGGCGATTTTTGACACCAAGGACGCCTTTGGCGCCAACGTCACCGCGATGCTGCAGATCACCGTGCTGGACACGGCAGCCGACGCGTTGAACATCCGCATTCCCAATCTGTTCGCCGCCGAAACGACGACGCTGGAACCGGGCGACGAACTGCTCGCGGTGTGGGGCAGCGGATACGAACAAGCGCGGGCGTTTGTCGAAGTCGAACACAAGGGCCAGATCCTGCAAAGCTTCTGGACCGATCCCAGCGACACCCAGGTCACGATCCGCCAGAAAGTCGACGAATCGATGCGGGGCGGGTTTACCGTGCGGACCACGATGGTGCGAGAGAACCGCGCCTACCTGGAAACGCGGCAGATCACCGTGCCGTGGTCCAACAAGCGTTTGACGATCGAATGGGAACACTTCGTTTCGAAATTAAAACCGGGTCAAGAGGACCAATGGACGGCCATCATCAGCGGTCCCGATGCCGAACCGGCCGCGGCCGAAATGGTCGCTACGCTGTACGACGCTTCGCTGGACGCCTATCAACCGCACCACTGGGCCGATTCGTTTGGTGTGTTTCGCCAGGATCATTCCAATCTGCGGAGCCAGTTTGAAAACAGCATCAAACACATGCAGCCGATCTACCATTCGTGGTCGCGCAGCCATCGCGATGGCTCGTTGACCTACCGCCACTTCCCGGCCAGCGTGATCGCTCAGGTTACCGGTTACGGGTTTATGAATCGCAACCGCATGCTGCGCAAGGGCGGTGCCATTGCGGGCGCACCTATGGCCGAGATGGCCATGGACGCCGCCCCCGCGCCGATGGCATCGGCGGCGTTGGGAGTTTCCGCGGACCGGGCGGAATCAGCGGACAAATTGGCCGCAGCGGCGGCCCCCGAGCCCGAACCCGACCTCTCCAACGTTTCCGCTCGCAAGAACCTGGAAGAGACCGCCTTCTTCTTCCCGCATCTGGTGTCGCGTGAAGATGGCAAGGTGGAACTGAAATTCACCATGCCCGAAGCGTTGACCGAATGGAAATTCTTCGGCTTCGCCCACGACAAACAACTCCGCGGCGGACTGCTGTCCAGCAGCACCGTCACCGCCAAAGACCTGATGGTCGAACCCAACCCACCGCGTTTTGTCCGCGAAGGTGACGAGTTGGAATTTACGGTTAAGGTCAGCAACCAATCGCCCACGATTCAAACCGGCAAGGTGCGACTGACCTTCCAAGACGCTCGCACCGGCGACTCGTCCGACGCCTTGATCGAAAACACCACGGGCGATCAGTCGTTCGAAATCCCTTCGGGTGAATCAAAAGCGCTGGCGTGGCGGATTCGCATCCCCGACGGACTGGGTTTCCAAACCTACAAAGCCGTCGGTTCGACCGGACGTTTGTCCGATGGCGAAGAGGGTTACCTGCCGGTGCTGTCGCGCAAAGTGATGGTCACCGAGTCGTTGCCGCTGCCGATTCGCGGAGAGCAAACCAAGCAGTTCGAATTCGAACGCTTGCTGAAATCCGCCCAGTCCGACAGCCTGGAAAACAAACAGCTGACCGTGCAGATGGTTTCCAATCCATCTTGGTACGCGGTGATGGCCCTGCCTTACCTGATGGAGTATCCCCATCAGTGCAGCGAACAAACCTTCAACCGTTTGTATGCCAACACCCTGGCTCACAAGATCGCCACCTCCGATCCCAAGATCGATCGTGTCTTCCAGCAGTGGCGAGGCACGCCGGCGCTCGATAGCCCGCTGGCACAAAACGAAGATCTCAAAAGCGTGATGTTGGAAGAAACGCCCTGGCTGCGCGACGCCAACAACGAAAGCCAAGCTCGCCGCAACGTGGGCATCCTGTTCGATCACAACCGTCTGCAAGACGAAACGGCTCGGGCTCAGCAAGAACTGGTCCAGATGCAACTGGATGACGGCATGTGGCCCTGGTTCCCCGGTGGCCGCAAGAATGAGTACATCACGCTGTACATCACCACGGGTTACGGACGCCTGCGACACCTGGGCGTGCCCGTGGATGTCGCTCCGGCAGTCAAGTCGCTGAACGGCCTGGACCAATGGATGACCGAGCGGTATCAGCGGATTTCTAATCGCGAGAAAAACCATCTGTCGCCCACGATCGCCCTGTACCTTTACGGTCGCAGCTTCTTCATGGACGACCACGCGATTGCCGACCAGCACCGCGAAGCGTTCGAGTACTGGCAAAAACAAGCTCGCGTGCATTGGCTGAAACTGGCTAACCGTCAGTCGCAGGGCCACTTGGCACTCGCGCTCAAACGCTTGGGCGATCGCCAAACCCCCGCCAAGATCATGGCCTCGATCAAAGAACGTTCGGTCAGCGATGAAGAGCTGGGTATGTTCTGGCGTGATCAAGAATTGTCGTGGTGGTGGTTCCGAGCGCCGATCGAATCGCAAGCCGTGATGATCGAAGCTTTCGACGAAGTCATGGGCGACCAACAAGCCGTGGAGGACTGCAAAGTCTGGCTGTTGAAGCAAAAGCAGACGCAGGACTGGAAGACCACCAAAGCCACCGCGGATGCCGTCTACGCACTGTTGCTTCGTGGCACCAACCAACTGGCCTCCGACGTGTTGGTCGAAGTCAAGCTGGGTTCCAAGACGATCGAACCTAAAGACGTGCAAGCCGGCACCGGCTTTTATGAACAGCGATTCTACGGCGGCGACATCAAGCCTCAACAGGGCAAGATCACGGTCCGCAAGTTGGACGAAGGCGTGGCCTGGGGCAGCGTGCACTGGCAGTACATGGAAGACATGACCAAGGTGACCGCGTATGAAGGCACACCGCTGAAGCTGACCAAAAAGCTGTTCGTGAAAAAGAACACCGCCGACGGACCGACACTGACGGCCGTCGACGGACCGGTTGCGGTGGGTGATAAATTGGTGGTGCGAGTGGTGCTGCGAAGCGACCGCGACATGGAGTACCTGCACTTGAAGGACTATCGCGGCAGCGGCACCGAACCGGTGAACGTGCTGTCACGGTATCAGTACCAAGACGGTTTGGCGTACTACGAATCGACGCGGGACACGGCCAGTCATTTTTTCATCGACTACCTGCCCAAGGGCACGTACGTGTTCGAATATTCGACGCGAGTACAATTGCGAGGCGAGTACCAAACCGGGTTCGCCACGATCCAGTGCATGTACGCACCGGAGTTCAACAGCCACTCGGAAAGTCTGCAGCTGCAGGTCGAGTAG
- a CDS encoding RNA polymerase sigma factor: MKARESPTKPSKTLRRSDSELLEGWAVDCEEAALALLVERYSPLVLGVCRRQCRDIHDVEDAFQATFLSLARDAGRIRNGAALPGWLQRVAYRVACRARQRKLRDEPLLDDPPDPVNPLTQVARRHELRILDEELAALPERYRAVVVMHLLEGRTHAQVAHQLGTTTAAVRGCLQRGKDRLKRRLRGRGVVPGAVVIALAAWPTDTALAASLGQQFVAANIANGPELSPDGTLPDTSSLEPLLELGSHTKMSLTSVFTGISAVAVLLLVLSGTPMFNQDSDGIATTVAAAQDANRPPATIELPPASPAEALGQTDAADAAANDSPEQASEPPRAGGGMGGMGGMGGMGGMGGMMGGMGGGMGMMGTPPPPPVPARQRPTSEVAKRVFAALDTTFELPAEVSLTDLPETLMNVAEVPVLIEPRSLKMAQVEDSATLRLPGHQVPLRTSLRTALQRLNLKAVVENDGLAIVPDMGALARSNIGTSNWININDKVASHLLATLAEETTLEVDETPLVEVLALLSEQHNVPIKLHVLGLEEIGLSGDVPVYRMSVSGVTLRSALDTILRELDLRLTIRDEALLITTQQSAETNLLTRIYWMDATGISNEFASIMGIIETTMEPDTWEALGGPSTMAPLVLKERAGLTVSATLDVHLQIEALFQVMRENHFGSDTEFSVDVPEADSKESPGAMSGGMM; the protein is encoded by the coding sequence ATGAAAGCACGCGAAAGCCCAACGAAACCAAGTAAAACGCTCAGGCGATCCGATTCGGAATTGCTCGAAGGCTGGGCGGTGGACTGCGAGGAAGCTGCCTTGGCTCTACTGGTCGAACGCTACTCGCCGTTGGTGCTGGGCGTTTGCCGGCGTCAATGCCGTGACATTCACGATGTCGAAGATGCCTTTCAAGCCACGTTCTTGTCGTTGGCTCGCGACGCCGGACGGATTCGCAACGGTGCTGCCCTGCCCGGTTGGCTGCAGCGGGTTGCCTATCGCGTGGCCTGTCGAGCTCGGCAACGCAAATTGCGGGACGAACCGTTGCTCGACGATCCACCGGACCCCGTCAATCCGTTAACTCAGGTTGCTCGGCGTCACGAACTACGGATCCTCGACGAAGAACTGGCCGCACTGCCAGAACGGTACCGAGCCGTCGTGGTGATGCACCTGCTGGAGGGCCGCACGCATGCTCAAGTGGCGCATCAGCTGGGCACGACCACCGCAGCCGTTCGCGGCTGTCTGCAACGCGGCAAGGATCGGCTGAAACGGCGGTTGCGAGGTCGTGGCGTGGTCCCGGGAGCCGTGGTGATCGCGCTGGCCGCTTGGCCAACCGACACGGCTTTGGCCGCAAGCTTGGGCCAGCAATTCGTAGCGGCTAACATCGCCAACGGTCCTGAATTATCCCCCGATGGCACGCTTCCTGACACCTCTTCTCTAGAACCTCTTCTCGAACTCGGGAGCCACACCAAGATGTCGCTTACTTCTGTATTTACGGGTATTTCGGCCGTCGCCGTGCTGTTGTTGGTATTGAGCGGTACGCCGATGTTTAACCAAGACAGTGACGGCATCGCGACCACAGTCGCCGCCGCTCAGGATGCGAATCGTCCGCCTGCCACCATCGAATTGCCGCCGGCTTCGCCAGCCGAAGCTCTGGGCCAAACCGATGCTGCCGATGCTGCGGCAAACGATTCACCGGAACAAGCTTCCGAGCCGCCTCGAGCCGGCGGCGGCATGGGAGGCATGGGAGGCATGGGAGGCATGGGAGGCATGGGAGGCATGATGGGAGGTATGGGTGGCGGCATGGGAATGATGGGCACGCCACCGCCTCCACCCGTTCCCGCCCGGCAACGACCGACATCTGAAGTTGCTAAACGCGTTTTCGCGGCCTTGGATACGACCTTCGAGCTGCCTGCCGAAGTCTCTCTGACGGATCTGCCCGAAACCTTAATGAACGTTGCCGAAGTCCCTGTCTTGATCGAACCCCGCAGTTTGAAAATGGCGCAGGTTGAGGACTCGGCAACCCTCCGTTTACCCGGTCATCAAGTTCCGCTGCGAACCTCGCTGCGAACGGCTTTGCAACGGTTGAACTTAAAAGCCGTGGTGGAAAACGATGGCCTGGCGATCGTGCCCGACATGGGGGCGCTGGCGCGGAGCAACATTGGCACGTCGAACTGGATTAATATCAATGACAAGGTCGCCTCCCACTTGTTGGCTACCTTAGCCGAGGAGACAACGCTCGAAGTGGACGAAACTCCGCTGGTTGAAGTGCTCGCTCTGCTGAGTGAACAACACAACGTTCCGATTAAGCTCCATGTCCTCGGGTTAGAAGAAATCGGCCTTTCCGGTGACGTCCCTGTCTATCGGATGAGTGTTTCGGGGGTCACGCTTCGTTCAGCGTTGGACACAATACTGCGTGAACTGGATCTGCGTCTGACCATTCGCGACGAAGCCTTATTGATAACTACGCAACAATCCGCCGAAACGAATCTACTGACTCGTATTTATTGGATGGATGCCACCGGGATATCCAATGAATTTGCGTCCATCATGGGAATTATCGAGACGACGATGGAACCCGACACATGGGAGGCCTTGGGTGGCCCCAGCACGATGGCGCCGCTGGTACTGAAGGAACGAGCCGGATTGACGGTTAGCGCCACGCTGGACGTGCATCTTCAAATCGAAGCGTTGTTCCAAGTGATGCGGGAAAACCATTTTGGTTCGGACACCGAGTTCTCGGTCGACGTGCCGGAAGCAGATAGCAAAGAAAGTCCCGGTGCGATGAGCGGCGGGATGATGTAG
- a CDS encoding sulfatase-like hydrolase/transferase — protein MRTLIPWSVGVFACIVGFVCDHPATAAEERPNLLFILVDDQSPFDLKVYNPDSKLDSPSIDRLASEGMTIDQAYHMGSFSGAVCTPSRHMIMTGRTVWHLPIGPGKTRHCPPDIAENSMAAVFNRAGYDTMRTCKRGNSYEKANALFTVRHDATKRGGTEESGSAWHGKQVMDYLQQRQASADTDPFLIYFGFSHPHDTRDGTPELLDKYGAVNHKNRSELPAANPKQPQLPPNYLPEHPFHHGHPGLRDEVNVSGVWERRDERTIRNELGREFACDENIDIQIGRVLEQLEAMGELDNTYIIYTADHGMAIGRHGLQGKQNLYEHTWRVPLIVKGPGIAPGSRATGNTYLLDTLPTLCDLAGIDPPETLEGVSFKPVLEGKQETLRDTLYGVYCGGTKPGMRCVRRGDWKLIKYDVLNGQVHETQLFNLAENPNEYLPQHHASDVIELTGVKPQPQQTNLAGDAKYADKLKEMEALLLAEMRRLDDPYRLWDQPDDGLQPPQNVKPKRRKR, from the coding sequence ATGCGTACCTTGATTCCCTGGTCAGTTGGTGTCTTCGCCTGCATTGTGGGTTTCGTTTGCGACCATCCTGCCACGGCGGCCGAAGAACGCCCCAACCTGCTGTTCATCCTGGTCGACGATCAATCGCCCTTTGATCTGAAGGTATACAACCCGGATTCGAAGCTGGATTCGCCATCGATCGACCGTCTCGCTAGCGAGGGTATGACGATCGACCAGGCGTATCACATGGGTTCGTTTTCGGGCGCCGTTTGTACACCTTCGCGACACATGATCATGACCGGTCGCACCGTTTGGCATCTGCCGATCGGCCCGGGGAAGACACGCCATTGCCCGCCCGACATCGCTGAAAATTCGATGGCTGCCGTGTTCAATCGCGCGGGGTACGATACGATGCGGACCTGCAAGCGAGGCAATAGCTACGAAAAAGCCAACGCGTTGTTTACCGTTCGCCACGACGCCACCAAACGGGGCGGCACCGAAGAGTCCGGCAGTGCCTGGCATGGCAAGCAGGTGATGGACTATCTGCAACAACGCCAAGCCTCCGCGGATACCGATCCGTTCCTGATCTATTTTGGCTTTTCGCATCCGCATGATACCCGCGACGGCACCCCGGAGTTGCTCGATAAGTACGGCGCCGTGAATCACAAGAACCGCAGCGAGTTGCCGGCGGCGAATCCCAAACAACCGCAGTTACCTCCCAACTACCTGCCCGAACATCCCTTCCATCATGGGCATCCTGGGCTGCGTGACGAAGTGAATGTCAGCGGTGTCTGGGAACGCCGCGACGAGCGCACGATTCGCAACGAACTGGGACGCGAATTCGCTTGCGACGAGAACATCGACATCCAGATCGGTCGCGTGCTGGAACAGCTCGAGGCGATGGGTGAGCTGGACAATACGTACATCATCTACACCGCCGACCATGGCATGGCGATCGGCCGCCACGGCTTGCAGGGCAAGCAGAACCTGTACGAACACACTTGGCGGGTGCCGTTGATCGTCAAGGGCCCGGGCATCGCGCCCGGTTCGCGAGCGACCGGCAATACTTACCTGTTGGACACCCTGCCCACCCTGTGTGATTTGGCCGGTATCGACCCGCCCGAAACGCTGGAAGGTGTCAGCTTTAAACCCGTATTGGAAGGCAAGCAAGAAACCCTTCGCGACACGTTGTACGGCGTCTATTGCGGCGGCACCAAGCCGGGCATGCGATGTGTGCGACGCGGCGATTGGAAGCTGATTAAATACGATGTGTTGAACGGTCAGGTCCACGAGACGCAGCTGTTTAATTTGGCCGAAAACCCCAACGAATATCTGCCGCAGCACCATGCCTCGGACGTGATCGAACTAACGGGAGTGAAACCGCAACCGCAGCAGACCAATCTCGCGGGCGATGCAAAGTACGCGGACAAGCTAAAAGAAATGGAAGCTTTGTTGTTGGCAGAAATGCGGCGGCTGGACGATCCCTATCGGTTGTGGGACCAGCCCGATGACGGCCTGCAGCCACCACAGAACGTCAAGCCAAAGCGGCGGAAACGCTGA
- a CDS encoding DUF1800 domain-containing protein: protein MNDMNSIDPDWAWRAFEPTADRPWSRSLVAHLYRRAGFGADLNMLDAAVARGPAEVVDELVLQGQETSTFRSVADTLAETVLAGGDPKRLSAAWVYRLLRTPHQLLEKTTLFWHGHFATSAEKVEDARMMWNQNRLLREHALGNFAQLAQAIAQDPAMLIYLDSAINRKAHPNENFSRELMELFCLGEGNYSEQDVQQLARCFTGWEIKNKKFRKNRYQHDEGTKSFLGQSGNFDGQDGVRIVLEQPQLEQFLAAKWFRFFVSETVQPSASLLQPLADAFRQHDLRIAPVLRIMLGSNLFFSQHALGQKIKSPVELIVGMLRCLKGSTNTQLVANGLLQIGQGLFYPPNVKGWDGGRSWINSATLLGRANLLADILEHETTQFDEGTLRSYLDTLGARSTDDVISHFETCLLPVALNESTKARLRAGYDVQSDDRQRNAVALLHAFTTLPECQLG from the coding sequence ATGAACGACATGAACTCCATCGATCCCGACTGGGCGTGGCGTGCCTTCGAACCAACGGCGGACCGACCCTGGTCACGATCCTTGGTGGCGCATCTGTATCGTCGCGCCGGTTTTGGTGCCGACTTAAACATGTTGGATGCGGCCGTTGCTCGGGGCCCCGCGGAAGTGGTTGACGAGTTGGTCTTGCAGGGACAAGAAACCAGTACGTTTCGCAGCGTCGCCGATACGTTGGCCGAAACCGTTCTGGCCGGTGGCGATCCCAAACGCTTGTCGGCCGCCTGGGTCTATCGCCTGCTGCGAACGCCTCACCAACTGCTTGAAAAGACCACGCTGTTTTGGCACGGGCACTTTGCCACCAGCGCCGAAAAAGTCGAAGACGCTCGCATGATGTGGAATCAAAACCGCTTGTTGCGTGAACATGCGTTGGGAAATTTTGCTCAGCTCGCCCAGGCCATCGCCCAAGATCCCGCGATGCTGATCTACCTGGATTCAGCGATCAATCGCAAAGCTCACCCCAACGAAAACTTTTCGCGCGAGCTGATGGAATTGTTCTGCCTGGGTGAAGGCAATTATTCCGAACAAGACGTCCAGCAACTGGCACGCTGTTTTACCGGTTGGGAGATCAAAAACAAAAAGTTCCGCAAGAACCGCTACCAACATGACGAGGGCACGAAATCTTTCTTGGGTCAATCCGGCAACTTCGACGGCCAGGACGGCGTGCGAATCGTGCTGGAACAACCGCAGCTGGAACAGTTCCTAGCGGCCAAGTGGTTCCGGTTTTTCGTCAGTGAAACCGTCCAACCGTCTGCCTCCCTGCTGCAACCGTTGGCGGATGCCTTTCGCCAGCACGACCTGCGAATCGCTCCCGTCCTACGGATCATGTTGGGCAGTAATCTATTCTTTTCCCAACATGCTCTCGGACAAAAGATCAAGTCGCCCGTGGAACTGATTGTGGGCATGTTGCGATGCCTGAAGGGATCGACAAATACCCAATTAGTGGCCAACGGTCTGCTACAGATCGGACAAGGACTGTTCTACCCGCCCAATGTGAAAGGCTGGGATGGCGGACGTAGCTGGATCAATTCCGCAACCCTGCTGGGCCGCGCCAACCTGCTGGCCGACATCCTGGAACACGAGACCACCCAATTCGACGAGGGCACGTTGCGGTCCTACTTGGATACGCTCGGCGCCCGCAGCACCGACGATGTGATCAGCCATTTTGAAACCTGTTTGTTGCCGGTTGCCCTGAACGAATCCACCAAAGCTCGTTTGCGTGCTGGCTATGACGTTCAATCGGACGATCGCCAGCGCAACGCTGTCGCTCTACTGCACGCCTTTACCACCCTGCCCGAATGCCAACTGGGTTGA